The proteins below are encoded in one region of Alistipes communis:
- a CDS encoding DNA gyrase/topoisomerase IV subunit A — MSEEIYPNDDPATGPDAAAAADAAAPQEAAQPAAQGRYARLTSETGGVRKLTGMYKNWFLDYASYVILERAVPHVGDGLKPVQRRILHAMKVIDDGRYNKVANIVGQTMQYHPHGDASIKDALVQLGQKDLLIDCQGNWGNILTGDEAAAGRYIEARLSKFALDVVFNKKTTEWMLSYDGRKEEPVTLPVKFPLLLAQGADGIAVGLASKILPHNFNELIHAAVAHLRGETFQLYPDFPTGGMIDVSRYNDGLRGGVVKVRAKISKIDKRTLAITEIPYTTTTESIKESIIKANEKGKIKIRRVDDNTAEHVEIIVQVASDESSDKTIDALYAFTDCEVSISPNACVIRDEKPHFMGVSEILRRSADHTRALLGQELEIRLHELNEAWHAASLERIFIENKLYQLIEGCKTREAAYEAVDEGLAPFKKLLRREVTLDDVQRLTELKFIRISRFDSERADNEIKAIEAEIERVRYDLDHLTDYAVAYYERIREKYGKGRERRTELRSFDTIEAAKVAVTNAKLYVDRAEGFFGIGKSMKDAEFVCDCSDIDDVIVFTKDGRYIITKVSDKAFFDKNIYYIGVFKRNDERTIYNVLYRDGKNGPILMKRCAIKGITRDKEYDITKGTPRSEILYMTVNPNGEAEVLKVYFKPRPRLKKVIVDLDFSTLAIKGRQSQGNLFSRYGIHKIVMKERGTSTLGSQEIWFDDDVHRLNTEGRGYALGAFKGEDKLLVWTPRTYYITGYDLQQHFPDDTVLVERYRPERVYAVCYFDREQNYYYLKRFPIESSDKTQFFLDEEGTGDFVCRTGRAGAQLEVTYAGAQASRPAERIEVDGFVGVKSHRAKGKRVTTFEVASLHFVEPEEPEEEPADPATGDDRSGDAPAGGPAVATGAAAANEVGAASGIELPEGPAAVPPQTDDVEFTIERPRGDQDDVIDVEQLNLF, encoded by the coding sequence ATGAGCGAAGAGATATATCCCAACGACGACCCCGCGACCGGGCCCGACGCGGCCGCTGCCGCGGATGCCGCCGCACCTCAGGAGGCCGCGCAGCCTGCGGCGCAGGGCCGCTATGCGCGCCTGACCTCCGAGACGGGGGGCGTGCGCAAGCTGACGGGCATGTACAAGAACTGGTTCCTGGACTACGCCTCCTACGTGATCCTGGAACGCGCCGTGCCTCACGTGGGCGACGGCCTGAAACCCGTGCAGCGGCGCATTCTCCACGCCATGAAGGTGATCGACGACGGTCGCTACAACAAGGTGGCCAACATCGTGGGGCAGACCATGCAGTACCACCCCCACGGCGACGCCTCGATCAAGGACGCGCTGGTGCAGCTGGGGCAGAAGGACCTGTTGATCGACTGCCAGGGCAACTGGGGCAACATCCTCACGGGCGACGAGGCGGCCGCCGGCCGTTACATCGAGGCGCGGCTGTCGAAATTCGCGCTCGACGTGGTCTTCAACAAGAAGACCACCGAGTGGATGCTCTCCTACGACGGCCGCAAGGAGGAGCCGGTGACGCTTCCCGTCAAATTCCCGCTGCTGCTGGCGCAGGGTGCCGACGGCATCGCCGTGGGACTGGCGTCGAAGATCCTGCCGCACAACTTCAACGAGTTGATCCATGCAGCCGTCGCGCATCTGCGCGGCGAGACGTTCCAGCTCTATCCCGACTTTCCGACGGGCGGCATGATCGACGTGTCGCGCTACAACGACGGCCTGCGGGGCGGGGTGGTGAAGGTGCGCGCCAAGATCTCGAAGATCGACAAACGGACGCTGGCCATTACCGAAATTCCCTATACGACGACCACCGAGTCGATCAAGGAGTCGATCATCAAGGCCAACGAGAAGGGCAAGATCAAGATCCGCCGCGTGGACGACAACACGGCCGAGCACGTGGAGATCATCGTGCAGGTGGCGTCCGACGAGTCGTCGGACAAGACGATCGACGCGCTCTACGCCTTCACCGACTGCGAGGTGTCGATTTCGCCCAACGCCTGCGTCATCCGGGACGAGAAGCCCCACTTCATGGGCGTGAGCGAGATACTGCGCCGTTCGGCCGATCATACGCGGGCGCTGCTGGGGCAGGAGCTCGAAATCCGGTTGCATGAACTCAACGAGGCGTGGCACGCCGCTTCGCTCGAACGCATCTTCATCGAGAACAAGCTCTACCAGCTCATCGAGGGATGCAAGACCCGCGAGGCGGCCTACGAGGCGGTGGACGAGGGGCTGGCGCCCTTCAAGAAGCTGTTGCGCAGGGAAGTGACGCTCGACGACGTGCAGCGCCTCACGGAGTTGAAGTTCATCCGCATCTCGCGGTTCGATTCGGAGAGGGCCGACAACGAGATCAAGGCGATCGAGGCCGAGATCGAGCGCGTGCGCTACGATCTGGATCATCTGACCGACTACGCCGTGGCCTACTACGAACGCATCCGCGAGAAGTACGGCAAGGGCCGCGAGCGGCGCACCGAATTGCGGTCGTTCGATACGATCGAGGCGGCGAAGGTGGCCGTCACGAACGCCAAGCTGTACGTCGACCGCGCCGAGGGATTCTTCGGCATCGGCAAGTCGATGAAGGACGCCGAGTTCGTGTGCGACTGTTCGGACATCGACGACGTGATCGTCTTTACGAAGGACGGCCGCTACATTATCACCAAGGTGAGCGACAAGGCCTTCTTCGACAAGAATATCTATTACATCGGCGTCTTCAAGCGCAACGACGAGCGGACGATCTACAACGTCCTCTACCGCGACGGCAAGAACGGCCCGATCCTGATGAAGCGCTGCGCGATCAAGGGCATCACGCGCGACAAGGAGTACGACATCACGAAGGGAACGCCCCGAAGCGAAATCCTCTACATGACGGTCAACCCCAACGGCGAGGCCGAGGTGCTGAAAGTCTACTTCAAGCCGCGCCCGCGGTTGAAGAAGGTGATCGTCGATCTCGACTTCTCGACGCTGGCCATCAAGGGGCGTCAGAGCCAGGGCAACCTCTTTTCGCGCTACGGCATCCACAAGATCGTGATGAAGGAGCGCGGCACGTCGACGCTCGGCAGCCAGGAAATCTGGTTCGACGACGACGTGCACCGGCTCAACACCGAAGGGCGGGGCTATGCGCTGGGTGCCTTCAAGGGCGAGGACAAGTTGCTGGTATGGACGCCCCGCACCTACTATATCACGGGCTACGACCTGCAACAGCACTTTCCCGACGATACGGTGCTGGTCGAACGCTACCGTCCCGAGCGGGTCTATGCGGTCTGCTATTTCGACCGCGAGCAGAACTATTACTATCTGAAACGCTTCCCGATCGAATCGAGCGACAAGACGCAGTTCTTCCTCGACGAGGAGGGAACGGGCGATTTCGTCTGCCGCACGGGACGTGCCGGAGCGCAGCTGGAAGTGACCTATGCCGGAGCACAGGCATCGCGGCCTGCGGAGCGCATAGAAGTCGACGGTTTCGTCGGTGTCAAGAGCCACCGTGCCAAGGGCAAGCGGGTGACGACCTTCGAGGTGGCGTCGCTGCACTTCGTCGAGCCCGAAGAACCCGAAGAGGAGCCGGCCGATCCTGCGACGGGAGATGACCGCTCCGGTGACGCGCCTGCGGGCGGTCCGGCCGTTGCGACGGGAGCGGCTGCGGCGAATGAGGTCGGCGCAGCGTCGGGAATCGAATTGCCCGAGGGGCCTGCGGCGGTGCCGCCGCAGACGGACGACGTGGAGTTCACGATCGAACGCCCGCGCGGGGATCAGGACGACGTGATCGACGTGGAGCAGCTCAACCTGTTCTGA
- a CDS encoding shikimate kinase, which yields MTTKVFLVGYMGCGKSTLARKLSRRTGVRAVDTDAEVERMEGASVGDIFRYEGEERFRELERSVVERVAASGEACIVATGGGLPTWSDNMEMLSKAGTTVYLRRSAERIAARLTPYGRAKRPKLQGLGDAELVEFMRRNIAEREPYYAQAALVLDCDTLSDEEAVERIIHYLEGNE from the coding sequence ATGACGACGAAGGTCTTTCTGGTGGGGTATATGGGGTGCGGCAAGAGCACGCTGGCGCGTAAATTGTCGCGCCGTACAGGGGTGCGCGCCGTCGATACCGACGCCGAGGTCGAACGCATGGAGGGGGCGTCGGTCGGCGACATCTTCCGTTACGAGGGCGAGGAGCGCTTCCGCGAACTGGAACGTTCGGTGGTGGAGCGCGTGGCGGCTTCCGGCGAGGCCTGCATCGTCGCCACGGGCGGCGGCCTGCCCACGTGGAGCGACAACATGGAGATGCTGTCGAAGGCGGGTACGACGGTCTATCTGCGCCGTTCGGCGGAGCGGATCGCCGCGCGGCTGACGCCCTACGGACGGGCGAAACGCCCCAAATTGCAGGGGCTCGGCGATGCCGAGCTGGTGGAGTTCATGCGGCGCAACATCGCCGAGCGCGAACCCTACTACGCGCAGGCGGCGCTCGTGCTCGACTGCGACACGCTGAGCGACGAGGAGGCCGTGGAACGGATCATACATTATCTCGAAGGGAATGAATAA
- the murI gene encoding glutamate racemase gives MNNAPIGIYDSGLGGLTVWREVRRLLPEESLLYLGDGKNCPYGSRPREEVRALADAAVARLVEEGCKLVVVACNTATAAAIDFLRANYAALPIVGMEPAVKPACQNTRSGVVGVLATERSLEGDLFHRTAARYGHDVTIIAEPGRGFVELVENDLEQTPEADRAVAAAMAGMLARGADQIVLGCTHYPFLIGAIRRAAAGRGVTIIDPAPAVARRTAQLLDARGLRAEAGHRPEYGFLTFADAAYGERLRRKAFACDVA, from the coding sequence ATGAATAACGCTCCGATAGGAATCTACGATTCGGGACTGGGCGGGCTGACCGTCTGGCGCGAGGTGCGGCGTCTGCTGCCGGAGGAGTCGCTGCTCTATCTGGGCGACGGCAAGAACTGCCCCTACGGCTCGCGCCCGCGCGAGGAGGTGCGTGCGCTTGCGGATGCAGCCGTCGCGCGGCTCGTGGAGGAGGGGTGCAAACTGGTCGTCGTGGCCTGCAATACGGCGACGGCCGCCGCGATCGATTTCCTGCGGGCGAACTATGCGGCGCTGCCGATCGTGGGTATGGAGCCTGCCGTGAAACCCGCCTGCCAGAATACGCGCAGCGGCGTGGTGGGGGTATTGGCGACCGAACGGAGTCTCGAAGGCGACCTGTTCCACCGCACGGCGGCGCGTTACGGCCACGACGTGACCATCATCGCCGAGCCGGGGCGGGGCTTCGTCGAGCTGGTGGAGAACGACCTCGAACAGACGCCCGAGGCGGATCGCGCCGTGGCGGCGGCGATGGCCGGAATGCTGGCGCGCGGCGCCGACCAGATCGTGCTGGGGTGTACGCACTATCCCTTCCTGATCGGAGCGATCCGCCGGGCTGCGGCCGGGCGCGGCGTGACGATCATCGATCCTGCGCCCGCCGTGGCGCGCCGCACGGCCCAGCTGCTCGACGCCCGCGGCCTGCGTGCGGAGGCGGGGCATCGTCCCGAATACGGCTTCCTGACCTTCGCCGACGCGGCCTACGGCGAACGGTTGCGCCGCAAGGCTTTCGCCTGCGACGTTGCATAA
- a CDS encoding FtsK/SpoIIIE family DNA translocase — MASTQSKSAKASATRSDGESARWIFGLLLLFAGIFLVASVVFYYFDWRGDYSALHGIGSENPNFDDSIDNPCGRLGAWTAEMLVGRSFGLFGIVVPIIVTMMGARILRRRPVLFHHSVLSSLLVLILGSLTLGVAFDDGWGMFNSGWGGACGIEMGRLLSGSIGMVGCFIVLLGGWILTGVFINRNFINTVNRAGNVLVDKSGKLVGTVAQKVPSLQSLVVSRPREEEDDEQAAPAESGVREVRPTPPPAPVAEEEPQRERAVSPAAGGAQAAVAADDEEDDPFVVHPVGVAPVSGGVQTVNDYYARNRVTDDDPFEEHTLGAEEPEGADAAPLPSRLAGEEDEFVEIDLSDGMDDTGGAVPADTPAGAEDADAEENPFLDDDEPFTVKDAGAPAAAGDAPEGVVVTVEEHHDALVDEHRITTEAYDPLKDLVNYRRPSVALLEDYLSDSEVTDEEIYENKSRIEETLKNFGIPIQRIKATTGPTVTLYEIVQAQGVKISRIQNLQNDIAQSLKALGIRIIAPIPGKGTIGIEVPNRNKQIVSMYSAVRSMKFQEAKAELPVVIGRTIQNENYVFDLAKMPHLLVAGATGQGKSVGLNAIITSLLYKKHPAQLKFVMIDPKMVEFSLYAKIERHFLAKMESEEEAIITDPRKAVYTLNSLCIEMENRLSLCKDAGARNIKEYNEKFTARRLNPLKGHRYLPYIVVVVDEFADLIMTAKEVEGPVMRLAQKARAVGIHLIIATQRPDVKVITGGIKANFPARIAFRVMQMIDSRTIIDRPGAEQLIGRGDMLFSNNGELTRIQCALVDTPEVERIVEYISKQQSYTSAYNLPDYTPDSGGGEAALGSESSAPVKYDSKFAEIARDAVSQGQISTSMIQRNYEVGFNRAGRIMMQLERAGIVGRQEGAKPRDILYHDLPSLEAKLQELGVF, encoded by the coding sequence ATGGCATCGACCCAATCCAAATCGGCAAAGGCCTCCGCAACGCGCTCCGACGGCGAGAGCGCGCGGTGGATTTTCGGCCTGCTGCTGCTCTTTGCCGGAATCTTTCTGGTGGCGTCGGTGGTCTTCTACTACTTCGACTGGCGCGGCGATTACAGCGCGCTGCACGGCATCGGCAGCGAGAATCCCAATTTCGACGATTCGATCGACAACCCCTGCGGCCGTCTGGGCGCATGGACGGCCGAGATGCTCGTCGGCCGTTCGTTCGGTTTGTTCGGGATCGTCGTCCCGATCATCGTGACGATGATGGGCGCGCGCATCCTGCGCCGGCGGCCCGTCCTTTTCCACCACTCGGTGCTCAGCTCGCTGCTGGTGCTGATCCTGGGGTCGCTGACGCTCGGCGTCGCCTTCGACGACGGGTGGGGAATGTTCAACAGCGGCTGGGGCGGCGCCTGCGGCATCGAAATGGGACGCCTGCTGAGCGGAAGCATCGGTATGGTGGGGTGCTTCATCGTGTTGCTGGGCGGCTGGATTCTGACGGGCGTCTTCATCAACCGCAATTTCATCAATACGGTCAACCGCGCCGGCAACGTGCTGGTCGACAAGAGCGGCAAGCTGGTGGGAACGGTGGCGCAGAAGGTGCCGTCGTTGCAGTCGCTCGTCGTCTCCCGTCCCCGGGAAGAGGAGGACGACGAGCAGGCGGCGCCTGCGGAGAGCGGCGTGCGCGAAGTGCGGCCGACCCCTCCGCCAGCGCCCGTCGCGGAGGAGGAGCCGCAGCGGGAGCGGGCCGTCAGCCCTGCTGCCGGTGGGGCGCAGGCCGCGGTCGCGGCCGACGACGAGGAGGACGATCCTTTCGTCGTGCACCCTGTGGGCGTGGCTCCCGTTTCGGGCGGCGTGCAGACCGTCAACGACTACTATGCCCGCAACCGCGTCACGGACGACGATCCCTTCGAGGAGCATACGCTCGGCGCGGAAGAGCCGGAGGGTGCGGACGCAGCGCCGCTGCCGTCGCGGCTGGCGGGCGAGGAGGACGAATTCGTCGAGATCGACCTTTCGGACGGCATGGACGATACGGGCGGTGCGGTGCCGGCCGATACTCCGGCAGGGGCGGAGGATGCCGATGCGGAGGAGAATCCTTTCCTGGACGACGACGAACCTTTCACGGTGAAGGATGCGGGTGCGCCCGCGGCGGCCGGCGATGCGCCCGAAGGGGTGGTGGTGACCGTCGAGGAGCACCACGATGCGCTGGTGGACGAACACCGGATCACGACCGAAGCCTACGACCCGTTGAAGGATCTGGTCAATTACCGCCGTCCGTCGGTCGCGCTGCTCGAAGATTACCTCTCCGACTCGGAGGTGACCGACGAGGAGATTTACGAGAACAAGTCGCGCATCGAGGAGACGCTCAAAAATTTCGGCATCCCCATTCAGCGCATCAAGGCCACGACGGGCCCCACGGTGACGCTCTACGAGATCGTACAGGCCCAGGGGGTCAAGATTTCGCGTATCCAGAATTTGCAGAACGACATCGCGCAAAGCCTCAAAGCGCTGGGTATCCGCATCATCGCACCGATCCCCGGCAAGGGGACTATCGGCATCGAGGTGCCCAACCGCAACAAGCAGATCGTGTCGATGTATTCGGCCGTGCGCTCGATGAAATTCCAGGAGGCGAAGGCCGAACTGCCGGTGGTGATCGGCCGCACGATCCAGAACGAGAACTACGTCTTCGATCTTGCGAAAATGCCCCACCTGCTGGTGGCCGGTGCCACGGGACAGGGCAAGTCGGTGGGACTGAACGCCATTATCACCTCGCTGCTCTACAAGAAGCATCCGGCGCAGTTGAAGTTCGTGATGATCGACCCCAAAATGGTCGAGTTTTCGCTCTATGCCAAGATCGAACGGCATTTCCTGGCCAAAATGGAGTCGGAGGAGGAGGCCATCATCACCGATCCGCGCAAGGCGGTCTATACGCTCAACTCGCTCTGCATCGAAATGGAGAATCGGTTGTCGCTGTGCAAGGACGCCGGTGCGCGCAACATCAAGGAGTACAACGAGAAGTTCACCGCGCGGCGGCTCAATCCCCTCAAAGGACACCGCTACCTGCCCTACATCGTTGTGGTGGTCGACGAGTTCGCCGACCTCATCATGACGGCCAAGGAGGTCGAGGGCCCCGTGATGCGGCTGGCGCAGAAGGCGCGTGCGGTGGGCATCCACCTCATCATCGCCACGCAGCGTCCCGACGTGAAGGTCATCACGGGCGGCATCAAGGCCAACTTTCCGGCGCGCATCGCTTTCCGCGTGATGCAGATGATCGACTCGCGCACGATCATCGACCGTCCGGGCGCCGAGCAGCTGATCGGCCGCGGCGACATGCTCTTCTCGAACAACGGCGAACTGACGCGCATACAGTGCGCACTGGTCGATACGCCCGAAGTGGAGCGCATCGTGGAGTATATCTCCAAGCAGCAGAGCTATACGTCGGCCTACAACCTGCCCGACTATACGCCCGACTCGGGCGGCGGCGAGGCGGCGCTGGGCAGCGAGAGCTCCGCACCGGTGAAATACGACTCGAAATTCGCCGAGATCGCCCGCGACGCCGTGTCGCAGGGGCAGATCTCGACCTCGATGATCCAGCGCAACTACGAAGTGGGCTTCAACCGTGCCGGCCGGATCATGATGCAGCTCGAACGGGCGGGCATCGTGGGGCGGCAGGAGGGCGCCAAACCGCGCGATATTCTCTATCACGACCTGCCGAGCCTCGAAGCGAAGTTGCAGGAATTGGGTGTTTTCTGA
- a CDS encoding LolA family protein, translating to MTTRSNTIVRPGGLLRWALCLAALVSLLPLRAADDAPARKVAGELAARFRAMKAYTVTFAVEGDDFAAEGSYAVEGDRYYMRVGDAEAYSDGVSKWEVDPSKREVVVDVVDTQSRSLLGNPTRAFDFLDDAFRSELLPSEGEVRRLRLTPVDKGAAMSSITVDVAADGSPRAVIYDLDGERMRIEIRRIEPSAEVRRFDAADYAGYELIDFR from the coding sequence ATGACGACACGATCGAATACGATAGTCCGGCCCGGCGGTCTGCTCCGGTGGGCGCTGTGTCTGGCGGCGCTGGTATCCTTGCTGCCGCTGCGTGCGGCGGACGATGCGCCTGCGCGGAAGGTCGCAGGCGAGCTGGCGGCCCGTTTCCGGGCGATGAAGGCCTATACGGTGACCTTTGCGGTCGAAGGCGACGACTTTGCCGCCGAAGGAAGTTATGCCGTCGAGGGCGACCGCTATTACATGCGCGTGGGCGATGCCGAGGCCTACTCCGACGGCGTTTCGAAATGGGAGGTCGATCCCTCGAAGCGCGAGGTGGTGGTCGACGTCGTCGACACGCAGAGCCGCAGCTTGCTGGGCAACCCGACGCGGGCGTTCGATTTCCTGGACGACGCCTTCCGCAGCGAACTGCTGCCCTCCGAAGGCGAGGTGCGCCGTCTGCGGCTCACGCCGGTCGACAAGGGGGCGGCGATGAGTTCGATCACGGTCGACGTCGCCGCCGACGGATCGCCGCGTGCGGTGATCTACGATCTCGACGGCGAGCGGATGCGTATCGAGATCCGGCGGATCGAACCGTCGGCCGAGGTGCGGCGCTTCGATGCGGCGGACTACGCCGGTTACGAGCTGATCGATTTCCGTTGA
- a CDS encoding SGNH/GDSL hydrolase family protein — MNRFFSTLLLCVATVLCVAGANPSAGGLPCLWHFDKARHAAHAATFVDEGYLTADGRPGATLRYLRADGNAPGGFVRTLGKSHNPAVRGGAAGDCWLFAVPVDSLGRGERIGIDFLFGNDASAPKYYRLEYFERGRWLPAAQLRRAAEDPDIRYTHRLFASGKGNSYKVFGTIRLRDALVRDTLRIRWVQAADLRADDGRPIPSDSIGASGFCNAHGLGACIRRLGARPLSRPQSVLFIGNSYTYYNLVPGIVRELASFEGRDLRVEMFTIGGCTMERHLEQADCRDLIERGGYDFVVLQDQSLHPALIGTPDDQGIAGRMEAIVAHIRTHNPKVRPYVEMTWGRRDGYTERKFDYDFLRSYASMQERIRVNTLAEAEAVGAGCIPVGVAWSRVRTERPDIELYAADGSHPSYAGSYLAAAVICTTLTGAPFGAAPSDGLLDPDTAAYLRRVAEQTVLGRD, encoded by the coding sequence ATGAACCGATTCTTTTCTACGCTGCTGCTTTGCGTCGCCACCGTGCTCTGCGTCGCCGGCGCAAATCCGTCCGCAGGCGGTCTGCCCTGCCTGTGGCATTTCGACAAAGCCCGTCACGCCGCGCACGCCGCGACCTTCGTCGACGAAGGGTACCTGACGGCCGACGGCCGCCCCGGAGCGACGCTCCGCTACCTCCGCGCCGACGGCAACGCCCCCGGCGGCTTCGTCCGCACGCTCGGCAAATCGCATAACCCCGCCGTGCGGGGCGGAGCGGCGGGCGACTGCTGGCTCTTCGCCGTACCGGTCGACTCGCTCGGCCGCGGCGAACGCATCGGCATCGACTTCCTCTTCGGCAACGACGCCTCCGCCCCGAAATACTACCGGCTGGAATATTTCGAACGGGGACGCTGGCTTCCGGCCGCGCAGCTGCGGCGTGCGGCGGAAGATCCGGACATCCGCTACACCCACCGCCTCTTCGCCTCGGGCAAAGGCAACTCCTACAAGGTCTTCGGCACGATCCGGCTGCGCGACGCCCTGGTGCGCGACACGCTGCGCATCCGCTGGGTGCAGGCTGCCGACCTGCGCGCCGACGACGGGCGTCCGATCCCCTCCGACAGCATCGGCGCCAGCGGATTCTGCAACGCGCACGGACTGGGCGCCTGCATCCGCCGGTTGGGCGCCCGCCCGCTCTCCCGCCCGCAGAGCGTCCTCTTCATCGGCAACAGCTACACGTATTACAACCTCGTGCCGGGGATCGTCCGCGAACTGGCCTCCTTCGAAGGGCGCGACCTGCGCGTCGAGATGTTCACCATCGGCGGCTGCACGATGGAGCGCCACCTCGAACAGGCCGACTGCCGCGATCTGATCGAACGAGGCGGTTACGATTTCGTCGTGTTGCAGGATCAGAGCCTCCACCCGGCGCTGATCGGCACCCCCGACGACCAGGGGATCGCCGGCCGCATGGAGGCGATCGTCGCCCACATCCGCACCCACAACCCGAAGGTCAGACCCTACGTCGAGATGACGTGGGGACGGCGCGACGGTTATACCGAGCGGAAATTCGACTACGACTTCCTCCGAAGCTACGCATCGATGCAGGAGCGCATCCGCGTCAACACCCTCGCCGAAGCCGAGGCCGTCGGGGCGGGCTGCATTCCGGTCGGCGTCGCATGGAGCCGCGTGCGCACCGAACGGCCCGACATCGAGCTCTACGCCGCCGACGGTTCGCACCCCTCCTACGCCGGCTCCTACCTGGCGGCGGCCGTGATCTGCACGACGCTGACCGGAGCGCCTTTCGGTGCGGCGCCCTCCGACGGCCTGCTCGATCCCGACACGGCGGCCTACCTGCGCCGCGTGGCGGAGCAGACCGTACTGGGCCGCGACTAA